The following proteins are encoded in a genomic region of Tenacibaculum sp. 190524A05c:
- a CDS encoding RNA methyltransferase codes for MRKLRNNELGRISVDEFKEAEKTPIIVVLDNIRSLNNVGSVFRTSDAFLIEKIYLCGITATPPNKEIHKTALGATESVAWEYVEDTLTLVEKLKDEGVKVFAIEQADNSTKLNQLTVAKEEKYAIVFGNEVKGVQQEVVSASHNCIEIPQLGTKHSLNISVSCGVVLWDLFVKLKK; via the coding sequence ATGCGCAAACTAAGAAATAATGAGTTAGGAAGAATTTCTGTTGATGAATTTAAGGAAGCAGAAAAAACTCCGATAATTGTTGTACTTGATAATATTAGAAGCTTAAATAATGTAGGTTCTGTCTTTAGAACTTCAGATGCTTTTTTAATTGAGAAGATCTATTTATGTGGAATTACAGCCACACCTCCAAATAAAGAAATTCATAAAACAGCTTTAGGTGCTACAGAATCTGTAGCATGGGAATATGTAGAAGATACCTTAACGTTAGTTGAAAAATTAAAAGACGAAGGTGTTAAAGTATTTGCTATTGAACAAGCAGATAATAGTACAAAATTGAATCAACTTACTGTCGCTAAAGAAGAAAAGTATGCCATTGTTTTTGGTAATGAAGTTAAAGGTGTACAGCAAGAAGTTGTATCTGCATCTCATAATTGTATTGAAATTCCTCAATTAGGAACAAAACATTCTTTAAATATTTCCGTAAGTTGCGGTGTAGTGTTGTGGGATTTATTCGTGAAACTTAAAAAATAA
- a CDS encoding ATP-binding protein has protein sequence MRFFVFIFFTVAFVFGQEKTTERDSIIKEGLNAYYKRDTAKLKEYTGAVYNLYKSTKDSVLLAKYHQYKALFSKITFETDSAYYHYYKAKNISKSLKDSVEVGLRYLGLAGLQRVNKDLIGSEESLVECLKHLEPLASEDNPDIYMYTKTAYNILGLVFRERNEYEKSLTYYKKALELNDLIVNKTRKDRGYLYINNNIAGAYMNLEEYDKAKEYIQNGLSFKNVKKDYPLNYALLLENLAACNFKLKKYDGLLVQYNEARDIYIKQKSWVNLSNVYLNIARYYQKKGEVLKARKFALEGLKNSRKTNNNRFVLESLSELSEMSNNRDAKKYLGEYIELSDSLQKVERDIKNQFARISFETEKKEKENAILTAENQSKELEILEQKQQKTWGWFLAIFSLLGLGISILFFNLKKRQAAFTAELDKVRVANNERDRIAQELHDGILGRLFGTRFGLGFLPVAGGKEEAEKYGQLLDELQDIEKEIREVSHKLSYTPSSSSENFNAVINELIKEKSTIADLNYKVDIAKEINWDIIQKDIKTDIYRILQEALQNIIKHAKANTVSVAIKESNNNLSLEIEDNGIGFDASEKAEGIGFKNMEARVKKLQGIFGVQSSKGNGTSVLVQIPV, from the coding sequence ATGCGTTTTTTTGTTTTTATTTTTTTTACTGTTGCCTTCGTTTTTGGTCAAGAAAAAACTACCGAAAGAGATAGTATTATAAAAGAAGGTTTGAATGCTTATTACAAGCGAGATACAGCTAAACTAAAAGAATATACTGGAGCGGTATATAATTTATATAAGTCAACAAAAGATTCGGTTTTATTGGCTAAATACCATCAGTATAAAGCTTTGTTCTCAAAAATTACTTTTGAAACAGATAGTGCTTACTATCATTATTACAAAGCCAAAAACATTTCAAAAAGCTTAAAGGACTCTGTTGAAGTCGGATTGAGGTATTTGGGGTTAGCGGGTTTGCAAAGAGTCAATAAAGATTTAATTGGTAGCGAAGAAAGTCTGGTTGAATGCTTAAAACATTTAGAGCCGTTGGCGAGTGAAGATAATCCAGATATTTATATGTATACCAAAACAGCATATAATATCTTAGGATTGGTTTTTAGAGAAAGGAATGAGTATGAAAAATCACTAACATATTATAAAAAGGCATTAGAACTAAATGATTTAATTGTTAATAAAACAAGGAAAGACCGAGGTTATTTGTATATCAATAATAACATTGCCGGAGCGTATATGAATTTAGAAGAGTATGACAAGGCAAAAGAGTATATTCAAAACGGATTATCATTTAAAAATGTAAAAAAAGATTACCCATTAAACTATGCATTGCTATTAGAAAATTTAGCTGCTTGTAATTTTAAGTTAAAAAAATACGATGGTTTATTAGTTCAATATAATGAAGCTAGAGACATTTATATTAAACAGAAAAGCTGGGTAAATTTGAGTAATGTGTATTTAAATATTGCACGCTACTATCAAAAAAAAGGAGAAGTTTTAAAAGCTAGAAAATTTGCACTAGAAGGGTTAAAAAACTCAAGAAAAACTAATAATAATAGATTTGTACTAGAAAGTTTGAGTGAGTTATCTGAAATGTCAAATAACCGAGATGCTAAGAAATATTTGGGAGAGTACATTGAACTTTCTGATAGTCTTCAAAAAGTAGAAAGAGATATTAAAAATCAATTTGCAAGAATAAGTTTTGAAACAGAAAAAAAGGAAAAAGAAAACGCCATATTAACAGCAGAAAATCAATCGAAAGAATTAGAAATTTTAGAGCAAAAACAACAAAAAACGTGGGGTTGGTTTTTGGCTATTTTTAGTTTGTTAGGTCTTGGAATTAGTATTCTGTTTTTCAACTTAAAGAAAAGACAAGCAGCTTTTACGGCAGAATTAGATAAAGTTAGAGTTGCTAATAATGAACGTGATAGAATTGCTCAAGAATTACACGATGGTATTTTAGGAAGATTATTTGGAACACGATTTGGTTTAGGTTTTTTACCTGTAGCAGGAGGTAAAGAAGAAGCAGAAAAGTATGGTCAACTATTAGATGAGCTTCAGGATATTGAAAAAGAAATTCGAGAAGTCTCACATAAATTGAGTTACACTCCGAGTAGTTCTTCAGAGAATTTTAACGCAGTAATTAATGAGCTGATTAAAGAGAAAAGTACAATTGCTGATTTGAATTACAAAGTTGATATAGCCAAAGAGATCAATTGGGATATCATACAGAAAGATATTAAAACTGATATTTACAGAATTCTTCAGGAAGCTTTACAGAATATAATCAAGCATGCAAAAGCAAACACAGTTTCTGTAGCCATTAAAGAATCCAATAATAATCTTTCTTTAGAAATAGAAGATAATGGTATTGGTTTTGATGCTTCAGAGAAAGCTGAAGGAATCGGTTTTAAAAACATGGAAGCACGAGTTAAAAAGTTACAAGGAATTTTTGGAGTTCAAAGCTCAAAAGGAAATGGTACAAGTGTATTAGTTCAAATTCCTGTTTAA
- a CDS encoding GIY-YIG nuclease family protein, whose translation MKKSYVYFLTNKNNTVIYIGVTSDIEKRILQHKTKVFKGFTSKYNCNKLVYLEKFDSINEAIIREKQLKSGNRKRKEGLINVSNSEWIDLSKDWVFHTN comes from the coding sequence ATGAAAAAGAGCTATGTATATTTTCTTACCAATAAAAATAATACGGTTATTTATATTGGGGTTACTAGTGATATAGAGAAAAGAATTCTTCAACATAAAACAAAAGTATTTAAAGGTTTTACTTCTAAGTATAATTGTAATAAACTGGTTTATCTCGAAAAGTTTGATTCAATAAATGAAGCAATTATAAGAGAAAAACAATTAAAATCAGGGAATAGAAAAAGAAAAGAAGGTTTAATAAATGTTTCGAATTCTGAATGGATTGATTTATCTAAAGATTGGGTTTTTCATACGAATTAA
- a CDS encoding ATP-binding protein, producing the protein MRFFLIAFIVAYSSYSQKRIDSITAKVIDDGLKSYRNKDSLGLKKSINKLYELSNSGKDSLVLAKYFHYKALSYRVRFQYDSAYYYYNTSKSISKDIGDSLNVGRRLLSMAVMQRRAKDYLGSEISSVEALQYLEPIKSYTFLESVYNNLGLVSEELNQDREAIKYYKQAYKISELIEDKSRKEVSFLRFHNNLGLLYQQDSIHNTAVEYFRKGLQFDSLKEKHPIHYALLLENLTYSSIALGKKGFAEENYNEVIQIRENQKDYSDLCITHVLLSEFYTSEKRVGKAKFHANQALEYAKETHNNKRWLQALQKLSELSTVEESNKYLREYMTLNDSLFQQERQLKNQFAKIRYETDKTEKENKELKVENEKTLAEAELQKQRATIGLLLSGISIMFLLSSISFFRFRRKKLLFQSQLQKIEAREQERRQIAKSLHDEVAGDLRLLHRKLEKSFLLEEAQKLELVKDNVRNLSHQLSSVSFEDVPFRDQILNLVSDYFSPDFIIKVNGLKEIDWSEANKSIKRLLYLSLRECIQNCQKYAEASKMTINFSIHKKSVFLDVADNGKGFDTATQKKGIGLLNLQERVQDLNGTLTIESEVGKGTKIIIQTPLNA; encoded by the coding sequence ATGCGTTTTTTTCTAATTGCTTTTATTGTAGCTTACTCTTCTTATTCTCAAAAGAGAATAGATTCCATTACGGCAAAAGTTATTGATGATGGATTAAAGTCTTACCGCAACAAAGATTCTTTAGGTTTAAAAAAGTCAATTAATAAACTTTATGAGTTATCAAATTCAGGTAAGGATTCTTTGGTTCTAGCAAAGTACTTTCATTACAAGGCATTATCATATAGGGTGAGATTTCAATATGATAGTGCTTATTACTATTATAATACTTCAAAAAGTATTTCTAAGGATATCGGAGATTCCTTAAATGTTGGTAGAAGACTTCTAAGTATGGCTGTAATGCAAAGAAGAGCTAAAGATTATTTGGGAAGCGAAATTAGTTCAGTTGAAGCATTACAGTATTTAGAGCCAATAAAATCTTATACCTTTTTAGAAAGTGTTTATAATAATTTGGGTTTAGTTTCTGAAGAATTAAATCAAGACAGAGAAGCTATTAAGTATTATAAGCAGGCCTATAAAATTAGTGAGTTAATAGAGGACAAATCAAGAAAAGAAGTAAGTTTTCTTCGTTTTCATAACAATTTGGGCTTATTATATCAGCAGGATAGTATTCATAATACTGCTGTTGAATATTTTAGAAAAGGATTGCAGTTTGATAGTTTAAAAGAGAAACATCCAATTCATTATGCTTTATTGTTAGAGAATTTAACTTATAGCAGTATTGCACTAGGAAAAAAGGGTTTTGCTGAAGAGAACTATAATGAGGTTATTCAAATAAGAGAAAATCAGAAGGACTACAGTGATTTATGTATCACTCACGTTTTATTATCTGAGTTTTATACGAGTGAGAAAAGAGTTGGTAAAGCTAAATTTCATGCTAATCAAGCATTGGAATATGCAAAGGAAACTCATAATAATAAACGTTGGTTACAGGCACTACAAAAGTTATCTGAACTTTCTACAGTAGAGGAATCTAATAAGTATTTAAGAGAATATATGACTCTTAACGATAGTCTTTTTCAACAGGAAAGGCAGTTGAAAAACCAATTTGCCAAAATCCGTTATGAAACGGATAAAACTGAAAAAGAGAATAAAGAGTTAAAAGTCGAGAATGAAAAAACATTAGCGGAAGCAGAATTACAAAAACAACGTGCAACTATTGGTTTACTTCTTTCAGGAATTAGTATAATGTTTCTTTTATCAAGTATTTCATTTTTTAGATTTAGAAGAAAAAAGCTTTTGTTTCAATCACAACTGCAAAAAATAGAGGCAAGAGAACAAGAAAGAAGACAAATTGCAAAATCTTTGCACGACGAGGTTGCTGGTGATTTACGTTTACTACATAGAAAGCTAGAAAAATCATTTTTATTAGAGGAGGCTCAAAAGTTAGAGTTGGTAAAAGATAATGTTCGTAATCTTTCTCACCAGTTGAGTAGTGTGAGTTTTGAAGACGTTCCATTTAGAGATCAAATTCTAAATTTGGTAAGCGATTATTTTTCTCCTGATTTTATTATAAAAGTTAACGGACTAAAAGAGATTGATTGGTCCGAAGCAAATAAATCAATCAAAAGATTACTTTATTTGAGTTTACGAGAGTGTATTCAAAATTGTCAGAAATATGCAGAAGCTTCTAAAATGACAATTAATTTCTCAATACATAAAAAATCTGTATTTTTGGATGTAGCAGATAACGGTAAAGGTTTCGATACCGCTACGCAAAAAAAGGGAATTGGATTACTAAACTTACAAGAACGTGTTCAAGATTTAAACGGAACATTAACCATTGAAAGTGAGGTAGGAAAAGGAACTAAAATAATCATCCAAACACCTCTAAATGCCTGA
- a CDS encoding response regulator transcription factor has protein sequence MPDKIKILIADDHQLIIEGILSYIKDIDNLEIETTNSCDEAFSKIKVALTETPFQILFTDLSFDNASENSRIDSGENLIKTIKQEEIPIKVGVITGHSETNRVFNVIQNLNPNAYLLKGKCNTAELNFAIDKMLSGEVYYTHEIHQKLLKRALIDIQMDDVAIQILKELPKHPKISNLEGIITKDDGSLLKIRSIENKLAKLRTDLQANNNTDLVLKAKELGILD, from the coding sequence ATGCCTGATAAGATAAAAATATTAATTGCAGATGATCACCAGTTAATTATAGAAGGTATACTATCGTACATTAAAGATATTGATAATCTAGAGATAGAAACAACCAATTCTTGCGATGAAGCATTCTCTAAAATTAAGGTAGCATTAACAGAGACCCCCTTTCAAATTTTATTTACCGATTTAAGTTTTGATAACGCTAGCGAGAACTCAAGAATCGATAGTGGCGAAAACTTAATTAAAACCATTAAACAAGAAGAAATTCCAATTAAAGTTGGTGTAATTACTGGACATTCTGAAACAAATAGAGTATTTAATGTAATTCAGAATTTAAATCCAAATGCATATTTATTAAAAGGAAAGTGTAATACAGCTGAGCTAAATTTTGCCATTGATAAAATGTTGTCTGGTGAAGTATATTACACACATGAAATTCATCAAAAGTTGTTGAAACGTGCTTTAATAGATATTCAAATGGATGATGTGGCTATTCAAATATTAAAGGAATTACCAAAGCATCCAAAAATTAGTAACCTTGAAGGAATTATTACTAAAGATGACGGTAGTTTGCTTAAAATAAGATCAATAGAAAATAAATTAGCTAAGCTAAGAACAGATCTTCAGGCAAATAATAACACTGATTTAGTACTAAAAGCTAAGGAATTAGGTATCCTAGATTAA
- a CDS encoding acyl-CoA dehydrogenase family protein: MKSDLFQSPDYYQLDELLTDEHKLVRNTARDWVKKYLSPIIEEYAQRSEFPQTLVNGLAEVGAFGSYIPEEYGGAGLDQISYGLIMQELERGDSGIRSTASVQTSLVMGPIYNYGTEEQRKKYLPKLASGEWIGSFGLTEPNHGSNPGGMETKFKDMGDHYLLNGSKMWISNSPICDVAVVWAKNEEGRIHGLLVERGMEGFSTPETKNKWSLRASITGELLFDNVKVPKENLLPNKSGLSAPLKCLDHARYGIAWGAIGAAMDCYDTALRYAKERTQFGKPIGQFQLQQKKLAEMITEITKAQLLAWRLGVLKNEGKATSAQISMAKRNNVAMALEIARESRQILGAMGISGEYSIMRHAMNLESVITYEGTHDVHLLITGLDITGLNAFK; this comes from the coding sequence ATGAAATCCGACTTATTCCAATCACCTGATTATTACCAACTAGATGAACTTTTAACTGATGAACACAAATTAGTTCGAAATACTGCTAGAGATTGGGTGAAAAAATATTTATCTCCAATTATTGAAGAATATGCACAACGATCAGAATTTCCACAGACTTTAGTTAACGGTCTTGCCGAAGTTGGAGCCTTTGGGTCTTATATTCCTGAAGAATATGGAGGCGCTGGTTTGGATCAGATTTCTTATGGTTTAATTATGCAAGAATTAGAGCGTGGAGATAGTGGAATTCGTTCTACAGCATCTGTACAAACTTCTTTAGTAATGGGACCTATATATAATTATGGAACTGAAGAACAACGTAAAAAATATTTACCAAAATTGGCCTCTGGTGAATGGATTGGTAGTTTTGGTTTAACAGAACCTAATCATGGATCTAATCCTGGAGGAATGGAAACTAAGTTCAAAGATATGGGAGATCATTACTTATTAAATGGTTCTAAAATGTGGATCTCAAATTCTCCTATTTGTGATGTAGCTGTTGTTTGGGCAAAAAATGAAGAAGGAAGAATTCATGGTTTACTTGTTGAAAGAGGAATGGAAGGATTTTCAACTCCAGAAACAAAAAACAAATGGTCTTTACGTGCTTCTATAACAGGAGAGCTATTATTCGATAATGTAAAAGTTCCTAAAGAAAATTTACTTCCGAACAAGTCTGGATTAAGTGCTCCATTGAAATGTTTAGATCATGCTCGATATGGAATTGCATGGGGAGCAATTGGTGCTGCAATGGATTGTTATGACACCGCTCTGCGATATGCAAAAGAACGAACGCAATTTGGAAAACCTATTGGTCAATTTCAACTTCAACAGAAAAAGTTAGCTGAAATGATTACGGAAATTACAAAAGCTCAACTGTTAGCATGGCGACTTGGTGTTTTAAAAAATGAAGGTAAAGCAACTTCTGCGCAAATTTCAATGGCAAAAAGAAATAATGTGGCTATGGCTTTGGAAATCGCTCGAGAATCAAGACAAATATTAGGTGCTATGGGAATTTCTGGTGAATACTCTATTATGCGACATGCGATGAATTTAGAAAGTGTTATTACCTATGAAGGAACTCATGATGTTCACTTACTAATAACAGGATTAGATATTACAGGATTAAACGCTTTTAAATAA
- the rnpA gene encoding ribonuclease P protein component: MKFTLGKEERLKSRKLIGRLYSEGESIKKFPLKMVYLQTEHTSKYPTQVGVSVPKRLFKKAVDRNRIKRLLRESYRLQKEIVYSEVDKPYVFMISYLAKEEWKYADIEDKMRKLLTLFIEKTSKNEE, from the coding sequence ATGAAATTTACACTTGGTAAAGAAGAACGACTAAAAAGTAGAAAACTAATTGGGAGGCTTTATTCTGAAGGAGAATCGATAAAAAAGTTCCCATTGAAAATGGTGTATTTACAAACCGAACATACTTCGAAATACCCCACTCAAGTTGGAGTTTCCGTTCCTAAAAGATTATTTAAAAAAGCTGTTGATAGAAACAGAATTAAACGTTTATTAAGAGAATCGTATCGTTTGCAAAAGGAAATCGTTTATTCAGAAGTTGATAAACCCTATGTGTTCATGATTTCTTATCTTGCAAAAGAGGAGTGGAAATATGCCGATATTGAAGATAAAATGAGAAAATTATTAACTTTATTTATAGAAAAAACATCTAAAAATGAGGAATAA
- a CDS encoding S41 family peptidase — MRNKKNLILLVVTVVIVSFSFQDRFFEIAKQIQIYNNVYKTLNINYIDELNQGDLTSKAINNTLENLDPYTRFYNEQQVEDAKIRREGEYGGIGISSKYTKKGILIVSVKEGFPADKSGLKVGDVITVVNNQKLEELEREQLSQVLKGIPGTPITLKIERGNKNLDFGLKLDKIIDNPVPFYDMINEDTGYFILTRFTVRKATDGVKDAIEALKSKGMKKLVFDLRSNPGGSLFDAVNITNLFIPTGKKVVDTRGKTRKNSRTYSTSNTPLDTEMPVVVLIDRRSASASEIVSGALQDYDRAVVMGQRSFGKGLVQRYFDLSYGTQMKATISKYYTPSGRCIQELDYANRDLKTGKVPKFSDRIVNSFKTTNGRTVKDGGGVTPDIVIEIADKTDETKKLLGSSAIFNFATDYVRNNAKPTLENFAFGNSDFDAFKSYLKSKDTTFTSKQEALFKKAYKSVKNNKAISSDYNKLLKQLENQKIASITTNKDILMTEIQDEILEQYFYKKGVYQYHLQNDETIKKAVEILNDTEKYQKILANGK, encoded by the coding sequence ATGAGGAATAAAAAAAATCTTATACTGCTTGTAGTAACTGTTGTTATAGTTTCTTTTTCGTTTCAAGATCGTTTTTTCGAGATTGCTAAACAAATTCAGATATATAACAATGTGTATAAAACATTGAATATAAATTATATTGATGAATTGAATCAAGGAGATTTAACATCAAAAGCAATCAATAACACATTAGAAAATTTAGATCCTTACACACGTTTTTATAATGAGCAGCAAGTAGAAGATGCAAAAATCAGAAGAGAAGGTGAATATGGAGGAATTGGAATTTCATCAAAGTATACGAAAAAAGGAATTCTAATAGTATCTGTAAAAGAAGGATTTCCAGCAGATAAATCAGGATTAAAAGTAGGAGATGTAATTACAGTTGTAAACAATCAAAAATTAGAGGAATTAGAAAGAGAGCAATTATCTCAAGTATTGAAAGGAATTCCTGGAACACCTATAACTTTAAAAATTGAAAGAGGAAATAAAAACCTTGACTTTGGATTGAAGTTAGATAAAATCATAGACAATCCGGTTCCTTTTTACGATATGATTAATGAGGATACTGGGTATTTTATTTTAACTCGTTTTACAGTTCGTAAAGCAACAGATGGAGTTAAAGATGCTATCGAAGCACTGAAATCAAAAGGAATGAAAAAATTGGTTTTTGACCTTCGTAGTAACCCAGGAGGATCTTTGTTTGATGCTGTTAATATTACCAATTTGTTTATTCCAACGGGTAAAAAAGTTGTAGACACCAGGGGTAAAACAAGAAAAAATTCTAGAACATACAGTACAAGTAATACTCCGTTAGATACAGAAATGCCAGTAGTAGTTTTAATTGATAGAAGATCTGCTTCTGCATCAGAAATTGTGTCTGGAGCATTACAAGATTATGATCGTGCAGTTGTGATGGGACAGCGATCTTTTGGGAAAGGATTGGTACAACGTTATTTTGATTTGAGTTATGGAACTCAAATGAAAGCAACAATTTCAAAATATTATACACCAAGCGGTAGATGTATTCAGGAATTAGATTATGCAAATCGTGATTTAAAAACAGGAAAAGTTCCTAAGTTTTCTGATAGAATCGTAAACTCTTTTAAAACTACAAACGGAAGAACGGTTAAAGATGGTGGTGGAGTTACTCCAGATATTGTAATTGAAATTGCTGATAAAACGGATGAAACAAAGAAATTATTAGGTTCTTCGGCAATTTTCAATTTTGCAACCGATTATGTTAGAAACAATGCAAAGCCTACACTTGAAAATTTTGCTTTTGGGAATTCAGATTTTGATGCATTTAAAAGTTATTTGAAATCTAAAGACACAACCTTTACAAGTAAGCAAGAAGCATTATTCAAAAAGGCATATAAATCAGTAAAAAATAATAAAGCCATTTCAAGTGATTATAACAAGCTATTAAAACAATTAGAGAACCAAAAGATAGCATCAATCACAACGAATAAAGATATTTTGATGACTGAAATTCAAGATGAAATATTAGAACAATACTTTTACAAAAAAGGTGTTTATCAATATCATCTTCAAAATGACGAAACGATTAAAAAAGCAGTTGAGATTTTAAACGACACTGAGAAATATCAAAAAATATTAGCAAACGGAAAGTAA
- a CDS encoding DUF6909 family protein: protein MTKVYKERTRAQESTNAIERLYISMRHLFSRGFYKPMGVSGETLRKSLLLLRPEIYGSIAEEKSELNGLTYIIERLPEGIEECQFINLTADEGYRNSHFKCIVPPKRRRNCYRIDKDQMNIEITRGRSDIYDILTHLTFLFIESHKIKDRVLLSDAGKTTREWSNLEDVVVNNTTLSDKEKDVLMVHLGSILGRTYDEVYQSYNTFSTEENPHRFFHLIYWLGKLAINEELHDKKRSIRFSSVLSEEIGRHYHGERWANDIKEVLLKEGLIERPIHIISANMHSVLNSIYAKNAIPNEANTNVGFSLFELLSNSDSKPLQTAVKNFASENGLIYLKDKSGTNINVQVIDTAKISFDSDLISKDKGGEKPVIIVMDYAFGEQAYETMDELLKPYKDGTNTHLLNVESVSIMGKAGILEGGKGDIMIPSAHVFEGTADNYPFKNELTKEDLEGFGVEVFDGSMVTVLGTSLQNKDLLKFFHDSTWKVIGLEMEGAHYQKAIQSASRIRETIGENVKVRYAYYASDNPLETGATLASGGLGMSGVTPTYAITQRILEQILK from the coding sequence ATGACCAAAGTATATAAAGAAAGAACAAGAGCACAAGAATCAACAAATGCCATAGAAAGATTATACATTTCTATGCGTCACCTTTTTAGTAGAGGATTTTATAAACCAATGGGTGTTTCAGGAGAAACACTGAGAAAATCACTTTTATTATTAAGACCAGAGATTTATGGTTCTATTGCAGAGGAGAAATCAGAATTAAACGGATTAACATATATCATTGAGCGTTTACCAGAAGGAATTGAGGAATGTCAATTTATCAATTTAACAGCTGACGAAGGTTATAGAAATTCTCATTTTAAATGTATTGTTCCTCCAAAACGTAGAAGAAACTGTTATCGAATAGATAAAGATCAGATGAATATTGAGATTACTCGAGGAAGATCTGATATCTATGATATTTTAACTCATCTTACTTTCTTATTTATTGAATCGCATAAGATAAAAGATAGAGTTTTACTTTCTGATGCCGGAAAAACTACTAGAGAATGGTCTAACCTTGAAGATGTAGTTGTAAATAACACAACGTTATCTGATAAGGAAAAAGATGTATTAATGGTGCATCTTGGAAGTATTTTAGGAAGAACATATGATGAGGTTTATCAATCATACAATACTTTCTCTACCGAAGAAAATCCGCATCGTTTTTTCCATTTAATTTACTGGTTAGGAAAATTAGCGATTAACGAAGAGTTACATGATAAGAAAAGATCTATTCGTTTTAGTTCGGTATTATCAGAAGAGATTGGAAGACATTACCATGGAGAGCGTTGGGCAAATGATATTAAAGAAGTACTATTAAAAGAAGGTTTAATAGAAAGACCAATTCATATTATTAGTGCTAACATGCATAGTGTTTTAAATTCTATCTATGCTAAAAATGCAATTCCAAATGAAGCAAATACCAATGTAGGGTTTTCATTATTTGAACTGTTAAGTAATAGTGATAGTAAACCATTACAAACAGCGGTAAAGAATTTTGCTTCTGAAAATGGATTGATTTATTTGAAAGACAAATCAGGAACAAATATTAATGTTCAGGTAATTGATACAGCTAAAATTTCATTTGACTCTGATTTAATTTCAAAAGATAAAGGTGGAGAGAAACCTGTAATAATTGTAATGGATTATGCATTTGGTGAGCAGGCTTATGAAACAATGGATGAGTTATTAAAACCATATAAAGATGGAACAAATACACATCTTTTAAATGTAGAGTCCGTTTCTATAATGGGTAAAGCCGGAATATTAGAAGGAGGTAAAGGAGATATCATGATTCCTTCGGCTCACGTTTTCGAAGGAACAGCCGATAACTATCCTTTTAAAAATGAGTTGACCAAAGAAGATTTAGAAGGATTTGGAGTTGAGGTTTTTGATGGAAGTATGGTTACGGTATTAGGAACATCTTTACAAAATAAAGATTTATTGAAGTTTTTCCACGATTCAACTTGGAAAGTAATCGGATTAGAAATGGAAGGAGCACATTATCAAAAAGCTATTCAATCCGCTTCAAGAATTAGAGAAACTATTGGTGAAAATGTAAAGGTAAGATATGCATATTATGCTTCGGATAATCCGCTAGAAACTGGAGCAACATTAGCATCTGGTGGTTTAGGAATGAGCGGTGTAACACCAACATATGCGATCACACAAAGAATATTAGAACAAATATTAAAATAA